The region AAAGAGATTTTCTTTTTGAATTTATTCCCGTTTAACGTGCCAATCAGTTCAGGATTACCGATCTGCGTAGGATGCATAAAAGCCCCACCGCCACCGGCAGTTATCTTATGTTTGATAGAGAGTGCACTTTTGTTCAGATCGTCGGTCTCGAATTCATAATGGCAATAATGATGAAGGTCTCCTGAGAGCATAACTTTGACCTTATTTTTCAGATTGTGACCTAAGAAAAACTCGAGTTCGCTAAACTCCTGCGGTGCATCGTCCAGCACTTCTTCACTCAATTTCTGAGCTTCTTGTTTAGAAGGTTTATCGCCATTGTGTTCTAAACGACGTATTTGATTAAGCTTAACTTCATCCAACCCGAACCCGGTCCAGTATGGAGTGGACGTACAAAGGATTATCTTGTCCCCCTCACCGAGGTGTTTCATTACCTCATTGAAATAGTCTTTCTGGGGTTTATCTATCGTGTTCCCAAGCTGTGTATCGGTAGCAAATATCCACCAGCCTTTAATTAGTTCTAAGGCAAAATAGCTTCTGTCCTGTAAGGTGTGCTGTTCTGCAAATCTACGTCTTTCACAAAATGTTTCAGAGAAAATAACCAGCGAATCATACCAGTCATGGTTACCGGGAATGGCAAACACGGTTGAATGATCGTTCTCTATGCCGCTTGCCTTGAATGCAAGTTCATAAGGTTTTTTAAGGCGATTATCGTAATCTGCAGCCGTAGCTCTTGGATAGACCTCATCTCCGCCGAAGATTAGGACATCTTCGAATTTAGTTTGATATTCACCATTTAGATCTTCTTCGAGAGCTGTATTGAAATTTATCTGCGGCCTCGTAACGCATTGCGCCATTGTATAAGTGGAATCAAAGCCGTCGCCCACATCAGAAATGTAGTTTACCCAAAGCTCATCAACTTCTTCACGCTCTTTTGCAACATCGCTCTGAGGGCCAAAAAGGGAAACGGGGATGAAACCTTGACGGGTATGAACATAGTAGTTTGCGGAAAGCGAAGTAACGCCGGGCAGAAACAGCCTTTTATCAGCGTGCTTGCCAAATAATGCAGAAACCACAACCTCCCTACCAGTTCTTATCAACTGGCGCGGTTCCAGCCATTTGACCATTTTTTCTTGTATTAGGCTGTTTCTACTCATGTGCTATATCGAAACCATTCCTTGCGATGCCTAAGTTCTTAGGACGTAAAGAAAAAAGGAGCAGTCCATGCGTCGGCTTGTTTGCGGTTGGAGTCCTTGCCGCCCATTTCCGTCACATGAATATAGCAATAGGTACCCGGTTGTACCCGGTATGAAAACTCCACGGTTTCACCGGCCGGTACAAAAATAGAACCGACCGATTGGCCGTCGAATATTATGTTCCTGACTCGGGCAGCCGGTCCGCCCGGCGCGTTATCAACAACAAGCTCGACTAAATAAGGCCCTTCGTTCTGGCTTTGCCCGGAATCACTATCAGCTCCTTGATCGATAAACACCTTGAAGGTTTTTAACTCACCGGCCGCCGGAACACTGATAATTGAACCCATCCACTGGTTACCCGTAAGGAACGCTACCGCCATCTCGTTGTCTTCAGACGCAAAAACTCTTCGGGCTTTGTAGGCGTCCACGAACGCTGACGGAGTTAGGCCATTCGCCCAAACGCCTGTCCTTGCTGCGGTGTGTCGGCCCCAGTTAGCACGATGATTGTCGTGATCGCCCACGGGTGCCAGCCGGAAGCCCATATTTAGATATTTGCGATAGTGGCTTTCTAAACTGTCACCGTCTTGGTGGGCGTTTAGTTCGGCGCTGTTACCATTGCCCCCGTGGGAGGAGCCGTTTATATGCTCGATCGCTACATACGTATCCATGAAGAAATTTACAAAATTATTATTGGCGTTGTTGCCCGTGAACGATTCACGTCCATACGCGGTCGCGGCTGAAACCTGGTTGGGATGATTCAATTG is a window of Chloracidobacterium sp. DNA encoding:
- a CDS encoding metallophosphoesterase; this encodes MSRNSLIQEKMVKWLEPRQLIRTGREVVVSALFGKHADKRLFLPGVTSLSANYYVHTRQGFIPVSLFGPQSDVAKEREEVDELWVNYISDVGDGFDSTYTMAQCVTRPQINFNTALEEDLNGEYQTKFEDVLIFGGDEVYPRATAADYDNRLKKPYELAFKASGIENDHSTVFAIPGNHDWYDSLVIFSETFCERRRFAEQHTLQDRSYFALELIKGWWIFATDTQLGNTIDKPQKDYFNEVMKHLGEGDKIILCTSTPYWTGFGLDEVKLNQIRRLEHNGDKPSKQEAQKLSEEVLDDAPQEFSELEFFLGHNLKNKVKVMLSGDLHHYCHYEFETDDLNKSALSIKHKITAGGGGAFMHPTQIGNPELIGTLNGNKFKKKISFPDEKRSQDMFIENFKNIVTNWSFGMVTAAFYLLLAYVCRFDISGGGFLEIFFKILNGLADTPVALILVLIVVIGLIFFAEAKTRLGKILFGFVHALTHLASFFFIFWYVQSSIGHTEFSYRICKILSLAIPIAAFGWIFGSIIMAAYLFTAIYVVKTHGNMAYSAVAIEDYKNFLRLKIDKDGKLTIYPIGLEKVCKKWKWMKDGRKQLYMPDQEIRMKLIEKPIEIVKDF